A region of Polyangiaceae bacterium DNA encodes the following proteins:
- the metH gene encoding methionine synthase, producing the protein MTDTSSLIRKLASERILVLDGAMGTAIQGYQLTEADFRGRRFERHGKELKGNNDLVVLTRPDVVAAIHDRYLEAGADIIETNTFSAQAISQADYDLESVVYDLNVEAAMLAKRAAQKFSDKTPDRPRFVAGALGPTTRSLSLSPRVNEPAFRAVSFDQVKAAYAEQVRALLDGGVDLLLIETIFDTLNAKAAIFAIEDVFEERGLRVPIMLSVTITDKSGRTLSGQTVEAFWTSVAHADPISVGVNCALGAREMRPYMAELARSAPVLASCYPNAGLPNAFGEYDEKPADTGGLLGEFARDGLLNIVGGCCGTTPEHIRAIAEQVKGVAPRVVPSVTQATRYAGLEVLTIDASSNFIMVGERTNVTGSKKFANLIKAGDYQKALEVAVEQVRNGANVIDINMDEGMLDSEAAMTTFLNLVASEPEICRVPIMVDSSKWSVIEAGLKCIQGKSIVNSISMKEGETDFLEKAKLVRRYGAGVVVMAFDEEGQAETTERKFSICRRAYQLLTEKAGFDPHDIVFDPNIFAVATGIEGHNQFAMAFIEATRRIKRELPGAKVSGGVSNLSFSFRGNDPVREAFHAAFLYHAIAAGMDMGIVNAGQLSVYADIEKNLLERVEDVLFDRRPDATERMVEIAETVKGTVKKKEQDQAWRALSVEERISHALVHGIVDHIEADVEEARQKLARPLDVIEGPMMAGMATVGDLFGAGKMFLPQVVKSARVMKRGVAHLEPYMEAEKLASGVASTPHAKVVMATVKGDVHDIGKNIVGVVLGCNNYQVVDLGVMVPADKILDAAVSEKADLIGLSGLITPSLDEMVNVAREMERRGMKLPLLIGGATTSRQHTAVKIAPAYSGEVVHVLDASRAVNVVASVMEPNAREAFAVKNRADQEQLRRIHQSKLQRPLLSLSDARARRPKIEHEKAGVPRPAFTGTRVLMDQPLLDIAQYIDWTFFFTAWELPGKFPSVLSDPQYGAAARDLYENAQSLLKRITAGKLLRANAVYGFWPAASDGDDIVLFRDDARRQELCRFSMLRQQLKHDAGPCRSLADFVAPMGSGVEDWVGAFAVTAGIGEPELAAHFAKLLDDYDAIMVKALADRLAEAFAEYLHERVRREWGYGKGEHFTAKDLIDERYRGIRPAFGYPACPDHSEKVKLFSLLEPGRAGITLTEGFAMLPAASVSGLYLAHPEARYFNVGRIGRDQVEDYARRKGVSVAQIEEWLHPALSYEPSELASSAPMPALSSPGTAQGPA; encoded by the coding sequence ATGACCGACACGTCCAGTCTGATTCGGAAGCTCGCGAGCGAGCGCATCTTGGTCCTCGACGGCGCCATGGGCACCGCCATCCAGGGCTACCAGCTCACCGAGGCCGACTTTCGCGGCCGGCGCTTCGAGCGCCACGGAAAAGAGCTCAAGGGCAACAACGACCTGGTGGTGCTGACGCGGCCGGACGTGGTTGCCGCCATCCACGATCGCTACCTGGAGGCCGGCGCCGACATCATCGAGACCAACACCTTCAGCGCGCAGGCCATCTCGCAAGCGGACTACGACCTGGAGAGCGTCGTGTACGACCTGAACGTCGAGGCGGCGATGCTGGCCAAGCGCGCCGCGCAGAAGTTCAGCGACAAGACCCCGGATCGGCCGCGCTTCGTCGCGGGCGCCCTTGGTCCCACGACGCGCTCGCTCAGCCTCTCTCCGCGGGTCAACGAGCCGGCGTTTCGTGCCGTCAGCTTCGATCAGGTCAAGGCCGCGTACGCCGAGCAGGTGCGAGCTCTGCTCGACGGCGGCGTGGACCTGCTCTTGATCGAGACCATCTTCGACACGCTGAACGCGAAGGCGGCGATCTTCGCCATCGAGGACGTGTTCGAGGAGCGGGGGCTACGCGTCCCGATCATGCTCAGCGTGACCATCACCGACAAGAGCGGGCGCACCCTCAGCGGCCAGACGGTGGAGGCCTTCTGGACCAGCGTCGCGCACGCCGATCCCATCTCCGTGGGCGTGAACTGCGCGCTCGGTGCCCGCGAGATGCGCCCCTACATGGCGGAGCTCGCGCGCTCGGCGCCGGTGCTCGCCAGCTGCTACCCGAACGCCGGGCTGCCGAACGCCTTCGGCGAGTACGACGAGAAGCCGGCGGACACCGGCGGGCTGCTCGGCGAGTTCGCCAGGGACGGCCTCCTCAACATCGTCGGCGGCTGCTGCGGCACCACCCCCGAGCACATCCGCGCCATCGCGGAGCAGGTGAAGGGCGTTGCCCCGCGGGTCGTGCCGAGCGTGACGCAGGCGACCCGCTATGCCGGGCTCGAGGTCCTGACCATCGACGCCTCGTCGAACTTCATCATGGTGGGGGAGCGCACGAACGTCACCGGCAGCAAGAAGTTCGCGAACCTGATCAAGGCGGGGGACTACCAGAAGGCGCTCGAGGTGGCGGTGGAACAGGTGCGGAACGGCGCCAACGTCATCGACATCAACATGGACGAGGGCATGCTCGACTCCGAAGCGGCCATGACCACGTTCCTGAACCTGGTGGCCAGCGAGCCCGAGATCTGTCGCGTCCCGATCATGGTGGACAGCTCCAAGTGGAGCGTGATCGAGGCCGGCCTCAAGTGCATCCAGGGAAAGTCCATCGTGAACTCCATCAGCATGAAGGAGGGCGAGACCGACTTCCTGGAGAAGGCCAAGCTGGTCCGACGCTACGGCGCCGGCGTGGTGGTCATGGCCTTCGACGAGGAGGGGCAAGCCGAGACCACGGAGCGCAAGTTCTCGATTTGCAGGCGCGCCTACCAGCTCCTGACGGAGAAGGCCGGCTTCGACCCCCACGACATCGTGTTCGACCCGAACATCTTCGCGGTGGCGACCGGCATCGAGGGCCACAACCAGTTCGCCATGGCCTTCATCGAGGCCACGCGCCGGATCAAGCGCGAGCTGCCCGGCGCGAAGGTGAGCGGCGGTGTCTCGAACCTCAGCTTCTCGTTCCGCGGCAACGACCCGGTGCGCGAGGCGTTCCACGCCGCGTTCCTCTACCACGCCATCGCCGCCGGCATGGACATGGGCATCGTCAACGCCGGCCAGCTCTCGGTGTACGCGGACATCGAGAAGAACCTGCTCGAGCGCGTCGAGGACGTGCTGTTCGACCGCCGGCCCGACGCGACCGAGCGCATGGTCGAGATCGCCGAGACCGTGAAGGGCACGGTCAAGAAGAAGGAGCAGGACCAGGCCTGGCGCGCGCTCTCCGTCGAGGAGCGCATCAGCCACGCGCTGGTCCACGGCATCGTCGATCACATCGAGGCGGACGTGGAGGAGGCCCGCCAGAAGCTCGCGCGCCCGCTCGACGTGATCGAGGGTCCGATGATGGCGGGCATGGCCACCGTCGGGGACCTGTTCGGTGCCGGCAAGATGTTCCTGCCCCAGGTGGTGAAGAGCGCGCGCGTGATGAAGCGCGGCGTCGCTCACCTGGAGCCCTACATGGAGGCCGAAAAGCTCGCGAGCGGCGTCGCCAGCACGCCCCACGCCAAGGTGGTGATGGCGACGGTGAAGGGCGACGTCCACGACATCGGCAAGAACATCGTGGGGGTGGTACTCGGCTGCAACAACTACCAGGTCGTCGACCTGGGCGTGATGGTCCCCGCCGACAAGATCCTGGACGCCGCCGTGAGCGAGAAGGCCGATCTGATCGGTCTATCGGGCCTGATCACGCCCAGCCTGGACGAGATGGTCAACGTAGCGCGCGAGATGGAGCGGCGCGGCATGAAGCTACCGCTCCTGATCGGCGGCGCGACCACCAGTCGCCAGCACACGGCGGTGAAGATCGCGCCGGCCTACTCCGGCGAGGTGGTCCACGTGCTCGACGCCTCCCGGGCGGTGAACGTGGTGGCGTCGGTGATGGAGCCGAACGCGCGCGAGGCTTTTGCCGTCAAGAACCGCGCCGACCAGGAGCAGCTCCGGCGCATCCACCAGAGCAAGCTCCAGCGCCCGCTACTCTCGCTCTCGGACGCGCGGGCGCGGCGGCCGAAGATCGAGCACGAGAAGGCGGGCGTGCCGCGACCGGCTTTCACCGGAACGCGCGTACTGATGGACCAACCGCTGCTCGACATCGCCCAGTACATCGACTGGACGTTCTTCTTCACCGCCTGGGAGCTGCCCGGCAAGTTCCCCTCGGTGCTCAGCGATCCCCAATACGGCGCCGCGGCGCGCGATCTCTACGAGAACGCCCAGAGCCTGCTCAAGCGCATCACGGCCGGGAAGCTCTTGCGCGCCAACGCCGTGTACGGGTTCTGGCCCGCGGCCAGCGACGGTGACGACATCGTGCTGTTCCGCGACGACGCGCGGCGCCAGGAGCTGTGCCGGTTCTCGATGCTGCGCCAGCAGCTCAAGCACGACGCCGGGCCGTGTCGCTCGCTGGCGGACTTCGTCGCACCGATGGGCAGCGGCGTGGAGGACTGGGTCGGCGCCTTCGCCGTGACCGCCGGCATCGGCGAGCCGGAGCTCGCCGCGCACTTCGCGAAGTTGCTCGACGACTACGACGCCATCATGGTCAAGGCCCTGGCCGACCGCCTGGCGGAGGCCTTCGCCGAGTACCTGCACGAGCGCGTGCGGCGCGAGTGGGGCTACGGCAAGGGCGAGCATTTCACGGCCAAGGACCTGATCGACGAGCGCTACCGCGGCATTCGCCCCGCCTTCGGCTACCCGGCGTGCCCGGACCACAGCGAGAAGGTCAAGCTGTTCTCCCTGCTCGAGCCCGGCCGCGCCGGCATTACGCTCACCGAGGGCTTCGCGATGTTGCCCGCGGCCAGCGTCAGCGGTCTGTACCTGGCGCACCCGGAGGCCCGCTACTTCAACGTCGGGCGCATCGGTCGCGATCAGGTCGAGGACTACGCTCGGCGCAAGGGTGTGAGCGTGGCGCAGATCGAGGAGTGGCTGCACCCGGCTCTGTCCTACGAGCCGAGCGAGCTGGCCTCGAGCGCCCCGATGCCGGCGCTCAGCTCTCCAGGAACTGCTCAGGGTCCTGCTTGA
- a CDS encoding YHS domain-containing protein → MARSSRFPALVAIMLSACAVLACENDAPKAEPVKPAPAAKQAPAAAAPVAAAANPQAGACGSPEEAQKEQGGGCGSMAKAAAPGGCGCAGHDTGSADKPVVPITEAKLGDRTRCPVTNSVFVVKTDSPKTEHAGKTYHFCCEGCVTRFKQDPEQFLES, encoded by the coding sequence ATGGCCCGTTCGTCGCGCTTTCCGGCCCTCGTCGCCATCATGCTGTCCGCTTGCGCCGTGCTCGCCTGCGAGAACGACGCACCCAAGGCCGAGCCGGTGAAGCCGGCGCCGGCCGCAAAGCAGGCGCCCGCAGCGGCGGCTCCCGTGGCCGCCGCCGCGAACCCCCAAGCCGGCGCTTGCGGCTCGCCGGAGGAGGCGCAGAAGGAGCAAGGCGGCGGCTGTGGCTCCATGGCCAAGGCGGCCGCGCCGGGCGGCTGCGGCTGCGCGGGTCACGACACGGGCAGCGCCGACAAGCCCGTGGTGCCCATCACCGAGGCGAAGCTCGGCGACCGCACGCGTTGCCCGGTCACCAACTCGGTGTTCGTGGTGAAGACCGACTCGCCGAAGACCGAGCACGCGGGCAAGACGTATCACTTCTGTTGCGAAGGGTGCGTCACGCGCTTCAAGCAGGACCCTGAGCAGTTCCTGGAGAGCTGA
- a CDS encoding acyl-CoA desaturase produces the protein MAVAGDGYTRGPDEQISWVKSLPFILMHVMPLGIIWTGFGWKEATLAVALYLVRMFFITAGYHRYFAHRAFKTGRVMQFIFAFGGGTAAQKGMLWWSGHHRHHHKHSDTPVDIHSPKRGFWWSHMGWIVCEKYEETPTQSIKDFAKYPELVWLDKHHLVPPVALGLACYLLGGWSALFGGFFLSTAVLYHGTFVINSVTHVFGRRRYATSDTSKNSLLLALITLGEGWHNNHHYYQSTANQGFFWWEIDVSYYVLKVMSWFGLVWDLRTPSKKILQSNLEKPAAPASEPVPVAARVSERPATA, from the coding sequence ATGGCAGTTGCTGGAGATGGGTACACCCGCGGTCCCGACGAGCAGATCAGCTGGGTCAAGTCGCTCCCCTTCATTCTGATGCACGTGATGCCCCTCGGCATCATCTGGACCGGCTTCGGCTGGAAGGAGGCGACGCTGGCCGTCGCCCTGTACCTGGTGCGGATGTTCTTCATCACCGCCGGCTACCACCGCTACTTCGCGCACCGCGCCTTCAAGACCGGCCGCGTGATGCAGTTCATCTTCGCCTTCGGCGGCGGCACCGCCGCGCAGAAGGGCATGCTCTGGTGGTCCGGCCACCACCGCCACCACCACAAGCACTCCGACACCCCCGTGGACATCCACTCGCCCAAGCGCGGCTTCTGGTGGAGCCACATGGGCTGGATCGTCTGCGAGAAGTACGAAGAGACGCCCACCCAGAGCATCAAGGACTTCGCGAAGTACCCGGAGCTGGTCTGGCTCGACAAGCACCACCTGGTGCCGCCCGTGGCGCTCGGCCTCGCCTGCTACCTGCTCGGCGGCTGGAGCGCGCTCTTCGGCGGCTTCTTCCTCTCCACCGCGGTGCTCTACCACGGCACCTTCGTGATCAACTCGGTGACGCACGTGTTCGGTCGTCGCCGCTACGCCACCAGCGACACCAGCAAGAACTCGCTCTTGCTCGCCCTGATCACCCTGGGCGAGGGCTGGCACAACAACCACCACTACTACCAGTCCACGGCCAACCAGGGCTTCTTCTGGTGGGAGATCGACGTCAGCTACTACGTGCTGAAGGTCATGTCGTGGTTCGGTCTGGTCTGGGACCTGCGCACGCCTTCCAAGAAGATCTTGCAGTCGAACCTGGAGAAGCCTGCCGCTCCCGCGAGCGAGCCGGTGCCGGTGGCAGCGCGCGTCTCCGAGCGTCCGGCCACGGCGTAG
- a CDS encoding penicillin acylase family protein: MTGRRMVMLLALACAGCGDDEELRAGGTVAPIDDYALAAPVEVRLDEQRVPHLLAQTDLDAIYAQGYQQATDALFMLEVTRRSARGTLAEVLGESALQGDRQARTFGFSRLGEASRKLMREKHPADHNLLVAYVAGINRRIAEVEAGEQPAPAELASYALELEPWTPADALAIGIRIQLGFSSTLSFDLLYTLVERLVKNAATLPVFKTYGDAFIMGPPKQAKWVLPGATPAPLAGVVSETQARQLFDAMTLLYLRHGMGEGSNSWAVAGAHTDNGRPYLANDSHAGFTDPNRMHVCHVSAEQGTIDAVGFSFLGLPGVHVGHNSFVAWGATTSFADATDLWEVDVDGESVSLGGASVTLATRSEVIRLRNADGSMSELPFDVREVPGHGVLLPAEVLPVPKALISSRDLLLGWPGFEGTDELAMFFGMNRAKNLDELEAAVGLGRTGMQNWLSASRDDIRLQVHGLVPDRGAAEGRPKANRIMDGAAPENLWGGAFLPAERLPRLDGARSFIVTANNDPWGHTADNDPLNDEFYYGSFFAPGFRARRLMDVLADETAQGALGRARMHELQMDVASTLAADWVPRIAAAVAAIGKDPLLAPFVGRPELAAAAAELSAWDGRMTRSSSEAALFRVLLAFASKATLEPSLAFLFDGVDEAQPVTIQKMALLVHTLDLQPILQGRGDLILVTALSDALAETTKKKGTDASFTWGDLHRAVFKKPDVGETLIATDGDDSTLNVAQSRCWDKGGIGEHCRSTAGAVYRVVYGFDDDGTPRATFAVPAANAGKTEDWVEGAFHPLRFRAEEVKAASVESRTLLPD, from the coding sequence ATGACCGGTCGACGTATGGTGATGCTGCTCGCGCTCGCGTGTGCGGGCTGCGGAGACGACGAAGAGCTTCGAGCAGGGGGAACAGTGGCTCCCATCGACGACTACGCCCTCGCGGCACCCGTCGAGGTGCGCCTCGACGAGCAACGAGTGCCCCATCTGCTCGCCCAGACCGATCTCGATGCCATCTACGCGCAGGGCTACCAGCAGGCGACCGACGCGCTCTTCATGCTGGAGGTCACGCGCCGGAGCGCGCGCGGGACGTTGGCGGAGGTGCTGGGCGAGTCGGCGCTGCAGGGCGACCGGCAAGCTCGCACCTTCGGCTTCTCGCGACTCGGCGAAGCGTCGCGCAAGCTGATGCGCGAGAAGCACCCGGCGGACCACAACCTGCTCGTGGCCTATGTGGCAGGTATCAACCGCCGCATCGCCGAAGTCGAAGCCGGGGAGCAGCCGGCGCCTGCCGAGCTCGCGAGCTACGCGCTCGAGCTCGAGCCGTGGACACCCGCCGACGCCCTAGCGATCGGCATCCGGATCCAGCTCGGGTTCTCGAGCACGCTCTCCTTCGACCTGCTCTACACGCTGGTGGAACGCCTGGTGAAGAACGCGGCGACGCTGCCAGTTTTCAAGACCTACGGGGACGCTTTCATCATGGGGCCGCCGAAGCAGGCGAAGTGGGTCCTGCCGGGCGCTACCCCCGCGCCCCTGGCGGGCGTCGTTTCGGAGACCCAGGCCCGGCAGCTGTTCGACGCGATGACGCTGCTCTACCTGCGCCACGGAATGGGCGAGGGCAGCAACAGCTGGGCCGTCGCCGGTGCGCACACGGACAACGGGCGCCCGTACCTGGCCAACGACTCGCATGCGGGCTTCACCGATCCGAACCGCATGCACGTCTGCCACGTCTCGGCGGAGCAAGGGACCATCGACGCGGTCGGGTTCTCGTTCCTGGGCCTGCCCGGCGTCCACGTCGGTCACAACTCCTTCGTGGCCTGGGGCGCGACCACCAGCTTCGCAGACGCCACCGACCTCTGGGAGGTGGACGTGGACGGGGAGAGCGTCTCGCTCGGCGGAGCGAGCGTGACGCTCGCGACGCGCTCGGAGGTGATCCGGCTGAGGAACGCGGACGGCAGCATGTCGGAGCTGCCCTTCGACGTGCGGGAGGTTCCCGGACACGGCGTGCTCTTGCCCGCCGAGGTCCTGCCGGTGCCGAAGGCGCTGATCTCGAGCCGCGATCTCCTGCTCGGATGGCCCGGCTTCGAGGGCACCGACGAGCTCGCGATGTTCTTCGGCATGAACCGAGCGAAGAACCTCGACGAGCTCGAGGCGGCCGTCGGCCTCGGTCGCACCGGGATGCAGAACTGGCTCTCGGCCAGCCGCGACGACATTCGCCTCCAGGTCCACGGACTGGTGCCGGATCGCGGCGCCGCGGAGGGTCGTCCGAAGGCGAACCGCATCATGGACGGCGCCGCTCCCGAGAACCTCTGGGGCGGAGCGTTCCTGCCGGCAGAGCGATTGCCTCGGCTCGACGGCGCGCGTTCGTTCATCGTGACCGCCAACAACGACCCATGGGGACACACGGCGGACAACGATCCGTTGAACGACGAGTTCTACTACGGGAGCTTCTTCGCTCCGGGGTTCCGCGCGCGGCGCCTGATGGATGTGCTCGCCGACGAGACGGCGCAGGGCGCGCTCGGTCGCGCGCGCATGCACGAGCTGCAGATGGACGTCGCGAGCACGCTGGCTGCGGACTGGGTGCCGCGCATCGCGGCAGCCGTCGCGGCCATCGGCAAGGATCCGCTGCTCGCGCCCTTCGTCGGCCGCCCCGAGCTCGCCGCCGCCGCGGCCGAGCTCTCCGCGTGGGACGGCCGCATGACGCGGAGCTCCAGTGAAGCCGCGCTGTTTCGCGTACTGCTCGCCTTCGCCAGCAAAGCGACGCTGGAGCCGAGCCTCGCGTTCCTCTTCGACGGCGTCGACGAGGCGCAGCCGGTGACCATCCAGAAGATGGCCCTCTTGGTCCACACGCTCGACCTCCAACCCATCCTCCAGGGCCGGGGCGACCTGATCCTGGTGACCGCGCTCTCCGACGCCCTCGCCGAGACCACCAAGAAGAAGGGCACCGACGCGAGCTTCACCTGGGGCGACCTGCACCGCGCCGTGTTCAAGAAGCCGGACGTCGGCGAGACGCTGATCGCCACCGATGGCGACGACAGCACGCTCAACGTCGCGCAGAGTCGGTGCTGGGACAAGGGCGGAATCGGCGAGCACTGTCGCTCCACCGCGGGCGCAGTGTATCGCGTGGTCTACGGCTTCGACGACGACGGCACTCCTCGAGCCACCTTCGCCGTGCCCGCCGCGAATGCAGGGAAGACCGAGGACTGGGTGGAAGGGGCGTTCCACCCGCTCCGCTTCCGGGCGGAGGAGGTAAAGGCCGCGAGCGTCGAGAGCCGGACGTTGCTCCCGGACTGA
- a CDS encoding TetR family transcriptional regulator, whose amino-acid sequence MPRLRTEPAALSLRERKKRELRGELNTVALARFERHGFEATTVDAIAAEAGISRRTFFRYFATKEAVVFEGYAERLARFRELARPLPEDGSAFRAVRRACLEVAKGYDREASALLRQQRIVRRSPALTAYELDLDRGWLAAIEQVLAKDLPKLDARILAGAVLGVIRAALGAWFEANGRVELVGLGERAFALLEAGPARAGRRRGRSGR is encoded by the coding sequence ATGCCCCGACTACGGACGGAGCCCGCCGCGCTGTCCCTACGCGAGCGCAAGAAGCGCGAGCTCCGGGGTGAGCTCAACACGGTGGCGCTCGCGCGCTTCGAACGGCACGGCTTCGAAGCCACGACGGTGGATGCCATCGCAGCCGAAGCGGGGATATCGCGCCGCACCTTCTTCCGCTACTTCGCCACCAAAGAGGCCGTCGTCTTCGAAGGCTACGCGGAGCGCCTGGCGCGCTTCCGCGAGCTGGCGAGGCCTCTTCCGGAGGACGGCAGCGCGTTCAGGGCGGTGCGGCGGGCCTGTCTCGAGGTGGCCAAGGGCTACGACCGCGAGGCGTCGGCGTTGCTCCGGCAGCAGCGCATCGTTCGGCGCTCGCCGGCGCTCACGGCCTACGAGCTGGACCTCGATCGCGGCTGGCTCGCTGCCATCGAGCAGGTCCTGGCCAAGGACTTGCCGAAGCTCGACGCACGCATCCTTGCCGGCGCGGTCCTCGGCGTGATCCGCGCCGCCCTCGGCGCCTGGTTCGAGGCCAACGGGCGGGTCGAGCTGGTGGGCCTCGGCGAGCGCGCCTTCGCGCTGCTCGAGGCTGGTCCGGCGCGGGCGGGGCGGCGACGAGGAAGGAGTGGGCGATGA
- a CDS encoding type IV pilus twitching motility protein PilT: MPRVPQIRASIAPPQVQATPGEPRINLLLREMVRLGASDLHLTTGVEPMVRLSGAMTTLERHGKLGAEELRALLYEILPARNRPEFEQDWDSDFAHAIQGVARFRANYFMDQNGPGAVFRQIPFDIVPVEKLGLPPKVLDLCWLTKGLVLVTGPTGSGKSTTLATLVDYINQNRADHIITIEDPIEFVHPNKRCLVNQREVGVHTKTFKAALRAALREDPDIVLVGEMRDLETISIAVETAETGHLVFGTLHTTSATSTIDRIIDQFPPEQQAQIRTMLSESLRGVIAQVLCKKKGGGRVAAYEILITTPAVSNLIREGKTYQIASLLQTGRALGMQTMNDHLLQHVKNGLVEPKEAYMKSNDKQSFKELLAKAGAKLD; encoded by the coding sequence ATGCCGCGCGTGCCGCAGATCCGCGCGTCCATCGCCCCGCCCCAGGTCCAGGCGACCCCCGGCGAGCCGCGCATCAACCTGCTGCTTCGCGAGATGGTGCGGCTCGGGGCCAGCGACCTGCACCTGACCACCGGCGTCGAGCCCATGGTGCGGCTGAGCGGCGCCATGACCACGCTCGAGCGCCACGGCAAGCTCGGCGCCGAGGAGCTCCGCGCGCTGCTCTACGAGATCCTGCCCGCGCGCAACCGGCCCGAGTTCGAGCAGGACTGGGACTCCGACTTCGCGCACGCCATCCAGGGGGTGGCGCGCTTCCGCGCCAACTACTTCATGGACCAGAACGGCCCCGGCGCCGTCTTCCGCCAGATCCCCTTCGACATCGTCCCGGTCGAGAAGCTCGGCCTGCCGCCCAAGGTCCTCGACCTGTGCTGGCTGACCAAGGGCCTGGTGCTGGTCACCGGCCCCACCGGCAGCGGCAAGAGCACCACGCTCGCCACGCTGGTGGACTACATCAACCAGAACCGCGCCGACCACATCATCACCATCGAAGATCCCATCGAGTTCGTGCACCCGAACAAACGCTGTCTGGTGAACCAGCGCGAGGTCGGGGTGCACACCAAGACCTTCAAGGCCGCCTTGCGCGCGGCGCTGCGCGAGGACCCGGACATCGTGCTGGTGGGCGAGATGCGCGACCTGGAGACGATCTCCATCGCGGTCGAGACTGCGGAGACGGGCCACCTGGTCTTCGGCACGCTGCACACCACCAGCGCCACCAGCACCATCGACCGCATCATCGACCAGTTCCCGCCGGAGCAGCAGGCTCAGATCCGCACCATGCTGAGCGAGTCGCTGCGCGGCGTCATCGCGCAGGTCCTGTGCAAGAAGAAGGGCGGCGGCCGCGTCGCCGCCTACGAGATCCTGATCACCACGCCCGCGGTGTCGAACCTGATCCGCGAGGGCAAGACCTACCAGATCGCCAGCCTGCTCCAGACCGGCCGCGCCCTGGGCATGCAGACCATGAACGACCACCTGCTCCAGCACGTGAAGAACGGGCTCGTGGAGCCGAAGGAGGCCTACATGAAGTCGAACGACAAGCAGTCGTTCAAGGAGCTCCTGGCCAAGGCGGGCGCGAAGCTGGATTGA